In Brevundimonas subvibrioides, a genomic segment contains:
- the fabZ gene encoding 3-hydroxyacyl-ACP dehydratase FabZ gives MTDPTTTEDIRIDYAEVMRRLPHRYPFLLVDKAEAFVPATSIVGIKNVTHNEPFFPGHFPIDPVMPGVLIVEAMAQTGALLMSKTLDVAVADKVIMFMSIDGVRFRKPARPGDQLRMEVKVIRARGDAYKFRGETFIDGKLAAEAEFMAMVVKVDQPAT, from the coding sequence GTGACAGATCCCACGACCACCGAAGACATCCGAATCGACTACGCCGAGGTGATGCGCCGTCTGCCGCATCGCTATCCCTTCCTGCTGGTCGACAAGGCCGAGGCCTTCGTGCCCGCGACCTCGATCGTCGGCATCAAGAACGTGACCCACAACGAGCCGTTTTTTCCGGGCCATTTCCCGATCGATCCGGTCATGCCGGGGGTGCTGATCGTGGAGGCCATGGCCCAGACGGGCGCCCTGCTGATGTCCAAGACCCTGGATGTCGCCGTGGCCGACAAGGTCATCATGTTCATGTCGATCGACGGCGTCCGCTTCAGGAAACCCGCCCGGCCCGGCGATCAGCTGCGCATGGAGGTCAAGGTGATCCGCGCGCGGGGCGACGCCTACAAATTCCGGGGCGAGACCTTTATCGACGGCAAGCTGGCCGCGGAGGCCGAGTTCATGGCCATGGTGGTCAAGGTCGACCAGCCCGCGACATGA
- a CDS encoding sterol desaturase family protein, translating to MTPAAVLITTLWLTLIIGARYLLIAGGVWWMTWGRARGVGRRLNRERPSRRLIAHEIRFSLLSTPIYAFPAAIALEAWKAGGTRLYVDPAAWPLWWLPVSFLLLLVVQDTHYYWTHRLLHDRRIFRWAHAAHHRARDPSPFASFAFDPAEAVATAWLLPLLTFLIPLNLWMLAVMLAFMTATAVMNHCGWEMWPDRWVRGRIGSQLITATHHSRHHTHMKTNFGLYFRMWDRWCGTDAMPGVGD from the coding sequence ATGACCCCCGCCGCCGTCCTGATCACCACCCTGTGGCTGACCCTGATCATCGGGGCGCGCTATCTGCTGATCGCGGGGGGTGTCTGGTGGATGACCTGGGGTCGGGCCAGGGGTGTGGGCCGTCGCCTGAACCGGGAGCGGCCATCGCGTCGACTGATCGCCCACGAGATCAGGTTCTCGCTCCTGTCCACGCCGATCTATGCCTTTCCCGCCGCCATTGCGCTGGAGGCATGGAAGGCGGGCGGCACCAGACTGTATGTCGATCCTGCGGCCTGGCCGCTGTGGTGGCTGCCGGTCAGCTTCCTGCTGCTGCTGGTGGTGCAGGACACCCACTACTACTGGACCCACCGCCTGCTGCATGACCGGCGGATCTTCAGATGGGCCCACGCCGCCCATCACCGCGCCCGCGATCCCAGCCCCTTCGCCAGCTTCGCCTTCGACCCGGCCGAGGCGGTGGCGACGGCCTGGCTGTTGCCGCTGCTGACGTTTCTGATCCCGCTGAACCTGTGGATGCTGGCGGTGATGCTGGCGTTCATGACCGCGACGGCGGTGATGAATCACTGCGGGTGGGAGATGTGGCCCGATCGCTGGGTGCGCGGCCGCATCGGCTCGCAGCTGATCACCGCCACCCACCATAGCCGCCACCACACCCATATGAAGACGAACTTCGGGCTCTATTTCCGCATGTGGGACCGGTGGTGCGGGACGGATGCGATGCCTGGGGTCGGGGACTAG
- the miaA gene encoding tRNA (adenosine(37)-N6)-dimethylallyltransferase MiaA has product MPRPAITLIAGPTASGKSRLALEIAARTGAAIINADSQQLYADLRVLTARPSANDEAQAPHHLYGTVDAAEAWSVGRWTRAILPLLETLRAEGRPALIVGGTGLYFNALTRGLADIPDVPVEAREEAMALYDTEGEGAFRLRLTTFDPPAEAAIAAGDRQRLTRAYAVARATGRSLSDWRASTRPLLEPGTYERQVIEPDREALYAACDARVVTMLSTGAIDEVRALAGRGLNPALPAMKAVGVRELAALLAGEITLATATTAIQQATRNYAKRQLTWFRNQCGDWQRTGRLPPARR; this is encoded by the coding sequence GTGCCCCGACCCGCCATCACCCTGATCGCCGGCCCGACCGCATCGGGAAAGTCGCGGCTGGCGCTGGAGATCGCCGCGCGCACGGGGGCGGCCATCATCAATGCCGACAGCCAGCAGCTGTACGCCGACCTGCGCGTCCTGACCGCCCGGCCATCGGCAAACGACGAGGCACAGGCCCCGCACCATCTGTACGGCACCGTCGATGCGGCCGAGGCCTGGTCGGTCGGCCGCTGGACCCGGGCGATCCTGCCGCTGCTGGAGACGCTGCGGGCCGAAGGTCGCCCGGCGCTGATCGTCGGCGGAACGGGCCTGTATTTCAACGCCCTGACCCGGGGTCTTGCCGATATTCCCGATGTGCCGGTCGAGGCGCGCGAGGAGGCGATGGCGCTGTATGACACCGAGGGCGAGGGTGCCTTCCGCCTGCGACTGACGACCTTCGATCCGCCCGCCGAGGCCGCCATCGCAGCCGGAGACCGCCAGCGCCTGACGCGGGCCTATGCGGTGGCGCGGGCGACGGGGCGGTCGCTCAGCGACTGGCGCGCCTCGACCCGACCGTTGCTGGAACCGGGCACCTATGAGCGGCAGGTGATCGAGCCGGACCGAGAGGCCCTCTATGCCGCCTGCGATGCACGGGTGGTGACGATGCTTTCTACCGGGGCCATCGATGAGGTCCGGGCGCTGGCGGGTCGGGGACTCAACCCGGCTCTCCCTGCGATGAAGGCGGTGGGCGTGCGGGAACTGGCAGCCCTCCTGGCCGGAGAGATCACCCTGGCCACGGCGACCACAGCGATTCAACAGGCCACCCGGAACTACGCCAAGCGCCAGCTGACATGGTTCAGGAACCAGTGTGGCGACTGGCAACGGACCGGCCGATTGCCACCCGCGCGACGCTGA
- the lpxD gene encoding UDP-3-O-(3-hydroxymyristoyl)glucosamine N-acyltransferase gives MPDARFFTTSAPLGLDDLVALTGGEVVRRSGATVSRVAPLAEADAACVAFMADRKFAAALSASGAGVVIVPPSAVEVAPAGAAVIVSREPQAAWARVAARLHRPVTLEAAIGRDVCEDDTVVLEPGVVVGRGARIGRRSRIGANTVIGPGVQIGRDCAIGSGASIGFALIGDRVKIYAGVRIGEAGFGAAGAAGGPVDVPQLGRVILQDGVTVGANTCIDRGAYGDTVVGENTKIDNLVQIAHNCIIGRNCLIAAHTGISGSCTVGDNVMFGGKAGIGDHLSIGDGARVAGGAGVLADIPAGETWSGYPAKPIRQFLREAVWLARQVNRKKD, from the coding sequence ATGCCCGACGCCCGGTTCTTCACCACGTCGGCACCGCTCGGCCTCGACGACCTCGTTGCCCTGACGGGTGGCGAGGTCGTTCGCCGTTCGGGGGCTACCGTGTCGCGCGTGGCCCCGCTGGCCGAGGCGGATGCGGCCTGCGTCGCCTTCATGGCGGATCGCAAATTCGCTGCGGCCCTGTCGGCCTCCGGTGCGGGCGTGGTCATCGTGCCGCCGTCCGCGGTCGAGGTGGCGCCCGCCGGAGCGGCCGTGATCGTCTCACGAGAGCCCCAGGCCGCCTGGGCCCGGGTCGCGGCCCGGCTGCATCGACCCGTCACGCTGGAGGCGGCCATCGGGCGCGACGTCTGCGAAGACGACACGGTCGTTCTGGAGCCGGGCGTGGTCGTCGGTCGGGGTGCCCGGATCGGACGCAGGAGCCGGATCGGGGCCAATACCGTCATCGGCCCCGGCGTTCAGATCGGGCGTGACTGTGCCATCGGTTCGGGGGCCTCGATCGGATTCGCCCTGATCGGCGACCGGGTGAAGATCTATGCCGGGGTGCGGATCGGAGAGGCCGGTTTCGGGGCTGCAGGGGCCGCCGGCGGGCCCGTCGACGTTCCCCAGCTGGGCCGCGTCATCCTGCAGGACGGCGTGACCGTCGGGGCCAACACCTGCATCGACCGCGGGGCCTATGGCGACACCGTCGTCGGCGAGAACACCAAGATCGATAATCTGGTCCAGATCGCGCACAATTGCATCATCGGCCGGAACTGCCTGATCGCCGCCCATACCGGCATTTCCGGCTCCTGCACGGTCGGTGACAATGTGATGTTCGGCGGCAAGGCGGGGATCGGCGACCATCTGTCGATCGGCGACGGCGCGCGGGTCGCAGGCGGTGCGGGCGTGCTGGCCGACATCCCGGCGGGCGAGACCTGGTCGGGCTATCCCGCCAAACCGATCCGTCAGTTCTTGCGCGAGGCCGTCTGGCTTGCCAGACAGGTGAACCGCAAGAAGGACTGA
- the lpxB gene encoding lipid-A-disaccharide synthase, which produces MKIMLVAAEASGDALGAGLAAALRAREPGIAVVGVGGPRMAEHGIASPFDIAELSVLGWLEGLRVYGRVKARVADTVAMALRERPDAVVLIDSWGFTIRVARAIRAVLPDVKLIKYVGPQVWASRPGRARTLAAAVDHLLALYAFDAPWFEAEGLPTTVVGSQALHIDMSGADPVAFRSARGLAPDAPLLLILPGSRPGEIRLMTPVYEQAAARLKAERPDLQIAVVAAGTVAADVTVRVAAWPFRAHLVTEADKYAAMKAATVALATSGTVSTELALAGVPMVIGYRFAAVSYAIMKPFFTGKYATLFNHAADAEIARELIQAEATPERFAVELSRLLDDPAARADQSARQTAALDLMGREGRDPSEIAAETLYTLLRDAPAGPRTGG; this is translated from the coding sequence ATGAAGATCATGCTGGTCGCGGCGGAGGCCTCGGGCGACGCCCTCGGAGCCGGACTGGCTGCGGCGCTGCGGGCGCGAGAGCCCGGAATCGCTGTGGTCGGCGTCGGCGGTCCACGCATGGCCGAACACGGGATCGCCAGCCCCTTCGACATTGCCGAGCTGTCGGTGCTGGGCTGGCTGGAGGGGTTGCGTGTCTATGGCCGGGTCAAGGCCCGGGTCGCCGATACCGTCGCCATGGCGCTCCGCGAACGTCCCGATGCCGTGGTCCTGATCGACAGCTGGGGCTTCACCATCCGCGTCGCCAGGGCCATTCGCGCCGTCCTGCCGGACGTGAAGCTGATCAAATATGTCGGCCCCCAGGTCTGGGCCTCGCGGCCGGGAAGAGCCAGGACGCTCGCCGCCGCCGTCGACCATTTGCTGGCCCTCTACGCCTTCGATGCACCCTGGTTCGAGGCCGAGGGTCTGCCCACCACCGTCGTCGGATCCCAGGCGCTGCACATCGACATGAGCGGGGCCGATCCCGTCGCCTTCCGGTCCGCGCGGGGCCTCGCGCCCGACGCGCCCCTGCTGCTGATCCTTCCAGGTAGCCGCCCCGGCGAAATCCGCCTGATGACGCCCGTCTATGAGCAGGCGGCCGCGCGCCTGAAGGCTGAACGTCCGGACCTGCAGATCGCCGTGGTCGCCGCCGGCACGGTCGCCGCCGACGTCACCGTCCGCGTCGCCGCCTGGCCGTTCCGCGCCCATCTGGTGACCGAGGCGGACAAGTATGCAGCGATGAAGGCCGCCACCGTCGCCCTGGCCACCAGCGGCACGGTCTCGACCGAACTGGCGCTAGCGGGCGTGCCCATGGTCATCGGCTACCGGTTCGCAGCCGTGAGCTATGCGATCATGAAGCCCTTCTTCACCGGCAAGTACGCCACCCTGTTCAACCACGCCGCCGATGCCGAGATCGCCAGGGAACTGATCCAGGCCGAGGCCACGCCGGAGCGGTTCGCGGTCGAACTGTCCCGCCTGCTGGACGACCCCGCCGCCCGCGCCGACCAGTCCGCCCGCCAGACCGCCGCCCTGGACCTGATGGGCCGCGAGGGACGCGACCCGTCCGAGATCGCCGCGGAGACCCTCTATACCCTGTTGCGCGACGCGCCTGCCGGTCCGCGCACAGGGGGCTGA
- a CDS encoding Mrp/NBP35 family ATP-binding protein: MIDRAAVEAVLNAIPDPATGQGLVDAGVPKGLTVTEDRAGFVIEVPADRTAAYAPVRDAAEAALKAMPGMARVSVILTAETAPAARKASLSPAAVEQTRAKAPVPTDRPAHVRRVLAVASGKGGVGKSTVSVNLATALVRRGLSVGILDADVHGPSLPTMLGLAGKPDYVDGAMVPHLAHGLKAMSVGLLTRAEDAMVWRGPMASQALTQMLTQTRWGSEDQPLDVLVVDLPPGTGDVQLTLIQKTPLDGAVIVSTPQAVALADARRAHTLFQRVNVPTLGLIENMSGPVFGRGGAEAEAGRLGVDFLGDLPLDAAIREAGDAGRPLASAPVADRFDAVAATIAQKLGL, encoded by the coding sequence TTGATTGATCGCGCCGCCGTCGAAGCCGTCCTGAACGCCATACCCGACCCCGCGACAGGCCAGGGACTGGTCGATGCGGGCGTGCCGAAGGGCCTGACCGTCACCGAGGATCGCGCGGGCTTCGTCATCGAGGTCCCCGCCGACCGCACCGCCGCCTATGCCCCCGTGCGCGACGCGGCCGAGGCGGCGCTGAAGGCCATGCCCGGGATGGCCCGGGTCTCCGTGATCCTGACCGCCGAGACCGCCCCTGCCGCCCGCAAGGCCTCCCTGTCGCCCGCCGCCGTCGAACAGACGCGCGCGAAGGCCCCCGTGCCGACCGACCGCCCCGCCCATGTCCGCCGCGTTCTGGCCGTCGCCAGCGGCAAGGGCGGCGTGGGCAAGTCCACGGTCTCGGTCAATCTGGCCACCGCGCTGGTGCGGCGGGGCCTGAGCGTGGGCATCCTCGACGCCGACGTCCACGGTCCCAGCCTGCCGACCATGCTGGGCCTGGCGGGCAAGCCGGACTATGTCGACGGCGCGATGGTCCCGCACCTCGCCCACGGGCTGAAGGCCATGTCGGTCGGCCTGCTGACCAGGGCCGAGGACGCCATGGTCTGGCGCGGCCCGATGGCGTCGCAGGCCCTGACCCAGATGCTGACCCAGACCCGCTGGGGTTCGGAAGATCAGCCGCTGGACGTCCTCGTCGTCGATCTACCCCCCGGCACCGGCGACGTGCAGCTGACCCTGATCCAGAAGACGCCGCTCGATGGCGCTGTGATCGTCTCGACGCCCCAGGCGGTCGCCCTGGCCGACGCCCGCCGCGCCCACACCCTGTTCCAGCGCGTGAACGTGCCGACGCTGGGCCTGATCGAGAACATGTCCGGACCGGTCTTCGGGCGCGGTGGGGCAGAGGCCGAGGCGGGTCGTCTGGGCGTCGATTTCCTCGGCGATCTGCCGCTGGATGCCGCGATCCGGGAGGCCGGCGATGCGGGCAGGCCGCTGGCGTCGGCGCCGGTGGCCGACCGCTTCGATGCCGTCGCGGCGACGATCGCGCAAAAACTCGGCCTCTGA
- the lpxA gene encoding acyl-ACP--UDP-N-acetylglucosamine O-acyltransferase, giving the protein MTVHPSAIVDPSARIAADVVIGPWCTVGPGVSLAPGVHLVSHVVVQQDTSIGERTVIHPFAVIGGDPQHNGYKGEPVRLEIGHDNSIREHCTFNRGTPQGSGVTRVGSNGLFMTGAHVGHDAVVGDNVVMANSATLGGHARIGDRVFLGGLCAVHQNGRVGQGAIVGGLAAVTRDVIPYGSAWGNHARLHGLNLIGLKRKGYGKDAVRRLLAAFRDLFEGAGMFADRLDRVEAGYADLPEIMEIVAFIRADARRPLCLPGE; this is encoded by the coding sequence ATGACCGTTCACCCCAGCGCCATCGTCGATCCCTCGGCCAGGATCGCCGCCGACGTCGTGATCGGTCCCTGGTGCACGGTCGGGCCGGGCGTCTCGCTGGCGCCGGGTGTCCATCTGGTCAGCCACGTCGTGGTCCAGCAGGACACGAGCATCGGCGAACGCACCGTCATCCACCCCTTTGCGGTCATCGGCGGCGACCCCCAGCACAACGGCTACAAGGGCGAGCCGGTCCGGCTGGAGATCGGCCACGACAACAGTATCCGCGAGCACTGCACCTTCAACCGCGGCACGCCACAGGGCAGCGGCGTCACCCGCGTCGGCTCCAACGGCCTGTTCATGACCGGGGCTCACGTCGGACACGACGCGGTCGTCGGCGACAACGTCGTCATGGCCAATTCGGCCACGCTGGGCGGTCACGCGAGGATCGGCGACAGGGTCTTCCTGGGCGGCCTGTGCGCCGTGCATCAGAACGGACGGGTGGGGCAGGGCGCGATCGTCGGCGGTCTGGCGGCCGTGACCCGCGACGTCATCCCCTATGGCTCGGCCTGGGGCAACCACGCGCGGCTGCATGGGCTGAACCTGATCGGACTGAAGCGGAAGGGCTACGGCAAGGACGCGGTCCGCCGGCTGCTGGCCGCGTTCCGGGACCTGTTCGAGGGAGCCGGCATGTTCGCAGACCGGCTGGACCGCGTCGAGGCCGGCTATGCCGACCTGCCCGAGATCATGGAGATCGTCGCCTTCATCCGCGCCGACGCCAGACGCCCCCTCTGTCTGCCGGGCGAATGA
- a CDS encoding NADH:flavin oxidoreductase, with the protein MSVDTLFRPFTIKGLTLPNRIVMAPMTRSFSPGGIPTSDVAAYYRRRAEGEVGLIITEGTVVERPAARNDANVPVFHGDALPEWKKVVDEVHAAGGLIAPQIWHVGAARGQGAEWQPLGQVDSPSGLVAPGKQKYEPMTEEDIADTIAAFGKSARASRELGFDAAEIHSAHGYLIDQFYWSGLNARGDKWGGPSIAERARFGVEVVKAVREGLGPDIPLIIRLSQWKQQDYSARIAETPDQMAEWLMPLSDAGVDVFHCSQRRFWEPEFEGSDLNFAGWAKTITGKPTISVGSVGLDGEFIAAFGGEGSKPASLDGLIQRMEREEFDLIAVGRALLSDPHWVLKVKEGRQDELKAFARGDMAVLH; encoded by the coding sequence ATGAGCGTCGACACCCTGTTCCGCCCCTTCACGATCAAGGGCCTGACCCTGCCCAACCGCATCGTCATGGCCCCCATGACGCGCTCGTTCAGCCCCGGCGGTATCCCGACCTCGGACGTCGCGGCCTATTACCGTCGTCGCGCCGAGGGTGAAGTCGGCCTGATCATCACCGAGGGCACGGTGGTCGAACGCCCCGCCGCCCGCAACGACGCCAATGTGCCGGTCTTCCATGGCGACGCCCTTCCGGAGTGGAAGAAGGTGGTCGACGAGGTCCATGCGGCCGGGGGCCTGATCGCGCCGCAGATCTGGCACGTCGGGGCCGCGCGCGGGCAGGGGGCCGAGTGGCAGCCGCTGGGCCAGGTCGACAGCCCCTCCGGCCTCGTCGCGCCCGGCAAGCAGAAGTACGAACCGATGACCGAGGAGGACATCGCCGACACCATCGCCGCCTTCGGCAAGTCCGCCCGGGCCTCGCGCGAGTTGGGCTTCGACGCCGCCGAGATTCACTCGGCCCACGGCTATCTCATCGACCAGTTCTACTGGTCCGGCCTGAATGCGCGCGGCGACAAATGGGGCGGACCGTCCATCGCCGAGCGCGCGCGCTTCGGCGTCGAGGTGGTCAAGGCCGTGCGTGAGGGTCTGGGCCCCGACATCCCGCTGATCATCCGCCTGTCGCAGTGGAAGCAGCAGGATTACTCCGCCCGCATCGCCGAGACCCCCGACCAGATGGCCGAATGGCTGATGCCGCTGTCGGACGCCGGCGTCGACGTCTTCCACTGCTCGCAGCGCCGCTTCTGGGAGCCGGAGTTCGAGGGGTCGGACCTCAACTTCGCCGGCTGGGCCAAGACCATCACCGGCAAGCCGACCATCAGCGTCGGCTCGGTCGGCCTGGACGGCGAGTTCATCGCGGCCTTTGGCGGAGAAGGTTCCAAGCCCGCCTCGCTGGACGGGCTGATCCAGCGCATGGAGCGCGAGGAGTTCGATCTGATCGCCGTCGGCCGCGCCCTCCTGTCCGATCCGCATTGGGTGCTGAAGGTCAAGGAAGGCCGTCAGGACGAACTCAAGGCCTTCGCGCGCGGCGACATGGCGGTGCTGCACTGA
- the lpxI gene encoding UDP-2,3-diacylglucosamine diphosphatase has translation MTGASGKLGLIAGGGELPHAIARRCEAEGRPLYIVRLDGFADVHLERWPGATFGMAEIGGILKALKQQGCVAVCLAGTVSRPDFKRLKPDLKGASVLPGIIAAATKGDDALLRKILSVFEAEGYGVEGADDILGGETLPDGALGRVAPTPAQMLDLKKALHIAEKAGELDIGQGAVVCDGLVLAVEAQEGTDAMLARVAGLPADLRGSGADRKGALGKAPKPIQDLRVDMPVIGARTVEMAAAAGLAGIAGIEGRLILIDRQSIIDAANRLGLFVWGEPRP, from the coding sequence ATGACCGGAGCGTCCGGAAAGCTGGGCCTGATCGCGGGCGGGGGCGAACTGCCCCATGCCATCGCAAGGCGCTGCGAAGCCGAGGGACGTCCCCTGTACATCGTGCGGCTGGACGGGTTTGCAGACGTTCATCTGGAACGCTGGCCCGGCGCCACCTTCGGCATGGCCGAGATCGGCGGTATCCTGAAGGCCTTGAAACAGCAGGGCTGTGTGGCCGTCTGTCTGGCCGGCACCGTCAGCCGACCGGATTTCAAGCGGCTGAAGCCCGACCTGAAGGGGGCCTCGGTCCTGCCCGGCATCATCGCCGCCGCCACGAAGGGCGACGACGCCCTGTTGCGCAAAATCCTGTCGGTGTTCGAGGCCGAGGGTTATGGCGTCGAGGGCGCAGACGACATCCTGGGCGGCGAGACCTTGCCGGACGGGGCGCTGGGCCGCGTCGCGCCGACCCCCGCGCAAATGCTTGATCTTAAGAAAGCGCTACATATCGCAGAAAAAGCAGGAGAACTCGACATCGGACAGGGTGCAGTCGTCTGTGACGGCCTGGTGCTGGCGGTCGAGGCCCAGGAGGGCACCGACGCCATGCTGGCGCGCGTCGCGGGCCTGCCCGCCGACCTGCGGGGCTCGGGGGCGGACCGCAAGGGCGCGCTTGGGAAGGCTCCCAAGCCGATTCAGGATCTGCGCGTCGACATGCCGGTGATCGGCGCTCGCACGGTCGAGATGGCGGCTGCGGCCGGTCTGGCCGGCATCGCCGGGATCGAAGGCCGGCTCATCCTGATTGACCGTCAATCAATCATTGATGCCGCAAATCGGCTCGGTTTGTTCGTCTGGGGCGAGCCCCGGCCATGA